In Salvia miltiorrhiza cultivar Shanhuang (shh) chromosome 4, IMPLAD_Smil_shh, whole genome shotgun sequence, the DNA window tgtctcataaagctgctgagacaccgcagaagtgtccgtgctgcggatagaccccctactagcctgactctgcccggcactcccgatCGGGaatatttgacacgtacccatcgggaaacttaagactcttgatccattggagtaagatcttcttctcttccctgtcaagcgtataacatgctttcggataccctcgagttccatccactttcttcaactctttccgcttgcagaaggtgttcaattcttctctagatttttctgtatcttttgtcttccccttcacattcaggacagtattaaacacgttatcaaacacatttttctcaatgtgcataacatccagattatgtcgaatcaaaagatatctccaatagggtagatcccaaaatatgcttttctttttccaccctacatcttgatatttggcgagttgagcgttcctgccatcgaagtcttcggtaaccttcacgaagcctaacccctcgatttgattcaagatttgtattcctgatctttgttctggtggaccaacattgcatgtcttattcctcaagaatgaagttttgtttctcctaaacacatggttaggaggtaagaacttccgatgattatcaaaccacgattgttttccactcatcggcaaagtgaatgcttctgtattctccatgcaatgtggacatgccaatttcccagttgtaccccacccagacaacatagcgtacgctggaaaatcactgatagtccatatcagagctgctcgcatctggaaattttgcttcaacgatatgtcgtaagtgttcacaccaacctcccacagagattttaactcgtgtatcaatggctgtaagaatacgtccaacttcatctttgggtttgatgggccaggcacgaggactgtgaggaacatgaattgttctttcatgcacaaccacggaggcaggttatacggcgtgacaataactggccaagaagaatattgacgccctgattgtgcaaatggggcaaaaccatctgtagagaggcccaacCTCACATTTCTAATCTCatcggcgaatccaggaaagactgaattcaaatgtttccatgccggagagtcggccgggtggcgcattatcccatcgtctgtggaggtcgcatgccaccgcatatgttcagcagttgcaggagatgcaaacaatctctgcaatcggggcgtcaagggaaaatagtgcatctgtttagcgggcacttgtttctttctgcgactcccagatgcacgcaagctgtccttatatcgtgattggtcacagaacatacaactatgtagctcactagtttccccccaatacaacatgcagttattaacacagcaatcgatcttctctactggcaaacccaaaccacgtagatttcttttcgtactatagaagtcttctggacagttgttaccctctggtaaagcagctttcatcatcgaagacatctgattgtaagtcctctctgacatgtggctttcagtctttatgctcatgaattgagtcatccaacttaattgtgagtacgtgtcacatcctgcgtacaatggagtatccgctgcatccaacatattataaatctgttgagcgtcattattgggcggctgctccagatttggaggatcttgataattactaggtccagcatggtcatgcaccatcctttcgtagttattatataatccatcatcctcattcattatagcatgttctctcggcatagacagcggtgcttccccgtgacaaacccaaactttgtaattcaggacaaatccacgcctactaacatgttctctgaccataggtacatctaaatacgcttgattcttgcacttcttacacgggcacctaatgttaccttgtccatctgtgtacgccgtttgattgaacgcccactcaaggaaaaactcaagccccgtttcaaatgcggtacgatcattgtatctcgcgtacatccacgtacgattatcactcattcttgcaaattctaattgaaaaaaacaaataaaacataataaattacttgaaatctaacaaaatttcgacagcataaccccactatcctaactaccaagtgctcgactctaccagcaactatagtgaccatagtggtcctaatttactaagcctatactaggtctacccgaccccccaatgtc includes these proteins:
- the LOC131023596 gene encoding uncharacterized protein LOC131023596 gives rise to the protein MSDNRTWMYARYNDRTAFETGLEFFLEWAFNQTAYTDGQGNIRCPCKKCKNQAYLDVPMVREHVSRRGFVLNYKVWVCHGEAPLSMPREHAIMNEDDGLYNNYERMVHDHAGPSNYQDPPNLEQPPNNDAQQIYNMLDAADTPLYAGCDTYSQLSWMTQFMSIKTESHMSERTYNQMSSMMKAALPEGNNCPEDFYSTKRNLRGLGLPVEKIDCCVNNCMLYWGETSELHSCMFCDQSRYKDSLRASGSRRKKQVPAKQMHYFPLTPRLQRLFASPATAEHMRWHATSTDDGIMRHPADSPAWKHLNSVFPGFADEIRNVRLGLSTDGFAPFAQSGRQYSSWPVIVTPYNLPPWLCMKEQFMFLTVLVPGPSNPKMKLDVFLQPLIHELKSLWEVGVNTYDISLKQNFQMRAALIWTISDFPAYAMLSGWGTTGKLACPHCMENTEAFTLPMSGKQSWFDNHRKFLPPNHVFRRNKTSFLRNKTCNVGPPEQRSGIQILNQIEGLGFVKVTEDFDGRNAQLAKYQDVGWKKKSIFWDLPYWRYLLIRHNLDVMHIEKNVFDNVFNTVLNVKGKTKDTEKSREELNTFCKRKELKKVDGTRGYPKACYTLDREEKKILLQWIKSLKFPDGYVSNIPDRECRAESGMRVSPKAFKPIL